In Magnolia sinica isolate HGM2019 chromosome 12, MsV1, whole genome shotgun sequence, a single genomic region encodes these proteins:
- the LOC131220295 gene encoding protein TIC 55, chloroplastic-like, giving the protein MGNLGPSGGGGICRNENDTFLFGFSAGYGVGSNNMAELRAIHDGMLLCLGRGLDRVIVASESKLLISSLTYHSKTPWKWNPWLSRINHLRRLGDFSFAHILREGNGAADGLSQEGSLLQQYMIYLHSRCLPQPISSSKAHYLPNPFPSLLQSLSNTQTRRKPLNLIERKRPKRGGVLGNCSANAQIGIDASVEVDENVLVPEEDEEGKGGDVVEYDWREEWYPLYLTEQVPDDSPLGLTVFDKQIVLYRDGNGLLCCYEDGCPHRLAKLSEGQLIDGRLECLNHGWQFDEDGKCIKIPQLPKGARIPHSACVRTYEVRDSQGVVWVWMADKNKADANKLPWFEHFARPGFQAVSSIHELPYDHSILLENLMDPAHVPI; this is encoded by the exons ATGGGGAACCTGGGCCCTTCAGGTGGGGGTGGCATATGCAGGAATGAAAACGATACTTTTCTGTTCGGTTTCTCGGCGGGCTACGGGGTTGGATCTAATAACATGGCGGAACTCCGTGCGATTCATGACGGGATGTTGCTCTGTTTGGGTAGGGGTCTGGATAGGGTTATTGTTGCGTCTGAATCTAAATTGTTAATTAGTAGTCTCACTTATCACTCCAAAACTCCTTGGAAGTGGAATCCTTGGCTGTCTAGAATTAACCATTTACGCCGGCTGGGAGACTTTTCTTTCGCACACATCCTCAGAGAAGGAAACGGTGCAGCTGATGGTTTGTCTCAGGAAGGGAGTCTCCTTCAACAGTATATGATCTATCTCCACTCCAGATGCCTTCCTCAA CCAATCTCTTCCTCAAAAGCCCATTATCTGCCAAACCCATTTCCATCCCTTCTCCAATCTCTCTCTAACACTCAAACAAGGAGAAAACCACTCAATCTAATAGAGAGAAAAAGACCCAAAAGGGGGGGAGTACTGGGAAACTGCTCTGCAAATGCTCAAATCGGCATTGATGCATCTGTAGAAGTAGACGAGAATGTATTGGTGCCTGAGGAGGATGAAGAAGGTAAGGGAGGAGATGTTGTGGAATATGATTGGAGAGAGGAATGGTATCCTCTGTATTTGACAGAACAGGTCCCAGACGACTCCCCTTTGGGCCTGACCGTCTTTGACAAGCAGATAGTGCTGTATCGAGATGGGAATGGATTGCTCTGTTGCTATGAAGATGGCTGCCCGCATAGGCTAGCAAAACTCTCGGAAGGTCAGCTGATTGATGGGAGATTGGAATGTCTAAACCATGGTTGGCAATTTGACGAGGATGGTAAATGCATAAAGATACCTCAGCTTCCCAAGGGAGCAAGAATTCCACACTCTGCTTGTGTCAGAACCTACGAGGTGAGGGACTCTCAAGGTGTTGTATGGGTGTGGATGGCTGACAAGAACAAGGCGGATGCCAACAAGCTACCCTGGTTTGAGCACTTCGCCAGGCCTGGGTTTCAAGCTGTATCTTCCATCCATGAGCTTCCATATGATCACTcaatactcctcgagaatttaaTGGACCCCGCCCATGTCCCAATCTGA
- the LOC131221828 gene encoding protein TIC 55, chloroplastic-like — protein sequence MVIMRFGASTRPFLFKLVPSWYYHQNASKVLEQDKGFLASQNEVLMKGKVPTKGLYLNLRSSDTSVAQYRKWMDSVGHGMPYYIGQNTISLPKDPAVVEHTPAGLIAGISASTPAKGRFGTMHVPKPTNRYFRHIVHCKGCRNAVKAFRACKNMLSILSVASAALAVLASARQWKVLLLALATVFLAGAYAFASQVSLNTTNFIRKHRRL from the coding sequence ATGGTTATCATGAGGTTTGGAGCTTCGACGAGACCTTTTCTATTCAAGCTGGTTCCTAGTTGGTACTACCACCAGAACGCAAGTAAGGTTCTCGAACAAGATAAAGGATTCCTTGCATCCCAAAACGAGGTTCTAATGAAGGGGAAGGTCCCCACCAAGGGCTTGTACCTAAATCTACGGTCATCTGACACTTCGGTTGCACAGTATCGGAAGTGGATGGATAGTGTAGGGCATGGAATGCCTTACTATATTGGGCAAAACACTATCTCACTACCTAAAGACCCTGCTGTGGTTGAACACACCCCGGCAGGACTGATCGCGGGGATTTCCGCTTCCACGCCTGCCAAGGGGCGATTTGGCACCATGCATGTTCCGAAGCCCACCAACCGCTACTTCCGCCACATAGTGCATTGCAAGGGATGTAGAAATGCCGTGAAAGCATTTCGAGCTTGCAAGAACATGCTTTCCATATTGTCTGTTGCTTCTGCAGCATTGGCTGTTCTGGCGTCAGCAAGACAGTGGAAGGTCCTACTTTTGGCATTGGCGACGGTGTTCTTGGCTGGAGCATATGCGTTTGCAAGTCAAGTTTCCCTCAATACAACCAACTTCATTAGGAAGCACAGGAGATTATGA